A single genomic interval of Lathyrus oleraceus cultivar Zhongwan6 chromosome 7, CAAS_Psat_ZW6_1.0, whole genome shotgun sequence harbors:
- the LOC127103616 gene encoding uncharacterized protein LOC127103616: protein MGNVASCTPTKGVFKVLLLDGRIESYTKAIKAAELMVEYPGQFVCDSSYLKVGHRIQGLLADEELERRKFYFLLPMELLYSVLTHEEMSSLNYKASRATKHASFNNLGKIFPVFGEFCMFPNSEAKRVVLEDDKNEVVMETEHVQRYCKQRSWKPALETIDETPSRP from the coding sequence ATGGGCAATGTTGCTTCTTGTACTCCAACCAAAGGTGTGTTCAAGGTTTTATTACTAGATGGAAGAATAGAATCATACACAAAAGCAATAAAAGCTGCAGAGTTAATGGTAGAATATCCTGGACAGTTTGTTTGTGACTCAAGCTACCTCAAAGTAGGACATCGAATTCAAGGACTATTAGCCGATGAAGAACTCGAAAGGCGCAAATTTTACTTTCTTCTACCAATGGAGCTGCTATACTCAGTTCTAACTCATGAAGAAATGAGTTCTCTTAACTATAAAGCGTCGAGGGCGACGAAGCATGCGAGTTTCAACAACTTGGGAAAGATATTTCCTGTTTTTGGTGAGTTCTGCATGTTTCCTAATTCAGAGGCAAAGAGAGTAGTGTTGGAAGATGATAAGAATGAGGTGGTAATGGAGACGGAACATGTTCAAAGGTACTGCAAGCAGAGATCTTGGAAACCAGCACTGGAGACCATTGATGAAACACCATCAAGGCCATAA